The following DNA comes from Pseudopipra pipra isolate bDixPip1 chromosome 14, bDixPip1.hap1, whole genome shotgun sequence.
GGGCCTTTGCAACCCAGTCAAGCAGAAACAGCTGCTACTGGCTGAGAAGAGCAAAAGAGACCAGGAAAAAGAAGGGGATTGGGATGACCTCCTCTTTTTGAATTAAAGGTATTTTAAATTGGGGATCTGGATGGAGGCATGTCAGTAAAATCTGTTTCTTGTGCTCCCCATCCACACAGTACTTTTAGCTCTACACTACAcctaaaaattacaaaaagatgCTTTGCATAAATCCATCCTACAAGAGAGGGCAGCATTATAGTTTCTTGTATGCTGCACAGATGTGTATGTTACACAGATGGAGGCTTAAATATAGAAAACGACATAGTGAATGTGCAGCACTGAAGAATTTAACTTTTTATTGTTCCACCTGTCCCCAGgctatttttttccagtctgtaAGAAGCATCAACAAGCATGCCCAGCCTTTATTCATTGACCTAGCAGCATTTAAACATGCTATAAGGGTGACAGCACAGCAGAACAGCCCTTCAGGGACTGCTCTGGTTAAAGTAGATATTATGGAATAGAAAATTTTAGTTAACTCTCTTGAATCCACTGAAGTGTTCTACCTATTTGTTTTGCAGGTAATGTGCATTTTAAGAGATCTGTGTCTCCAGAAGGGAGGATTTCTCTCTACTGAGCATTACTTCTGAACTGTGCTGTGATCAGCAGTTAAATGGATGACACTGATGCTAAGGACAAATATGGGGACTAAGAGTGCTGTATTTTTTACACTATTCCCAGCTGAACAGTCAGACAATGACTTACTGAGATTCACAGACTAAGTCTTTCTTTCATGTATTCTAAAAAGTGGCCTGGATCATGGCTGAATTGGCAATGCTAAGAACTCACCTCACTGCTCCAGTCAGTGAGGAATATCTGCCCCTTCCAAACATCAAGCTCTTTACACATCTAATGAACAAAGAATCTTACTAGAGTTTACCACGAGAGCTTCCTCAcctctgaagtatttctgcAGCCATGTTCACTGCCTCTGTGCAGCAAAATTGCACAGCCAAGTCTCGCATTCCCAGCCTGGGGTTCACCTCCAGCAAACACTCCAAGGACTTCATAGAGTTCTGGTAGGTGTTCTTGTTCAACCCGGAGAGTTTAACACAGTAGCTCTTTCAAGAAGACAAACCCCAAGAATTAGCAAGATTCCTTCCTGACATCTTAATCAAGCAATCAACACAACACCATAAAGTTCAATTGCTACATTAAACAAATTTGTGCAATGAATAATTGCACACTTTGACTGCACACAGAAAGATTAACCACGTAGGAATGGCACAGCTTTTAACACAGTGATATCTTTAGACCATTTCACTGGAAACAAGGTTTGATATTTCCATATAATGTGACGTGTCCCTTTTATCACAACATGGTTAAAAACAAGGATTAGCAAAATCTGGGCAACTTGAAGACATGAGCATCACCTTCCTGCTACTCCTCATGGGGTCAGGTCCAATTAAATTCTCCTCTGTCTGTAAATGGACAACGATGAACATCTTGTGCCAGGCATTATTTTTGCAGGTTTGCAGGTGGGGGTTTATGGTACCTCTACAGAGAGGGATTCCTTGGAGCCCCTGCTTCCCTCCCACAGTAAAAGGGATAGATCTTAAATTTAACATCCCTGCTAGTAATTTATTTGTTACTGAAAGAGCTGAAATTATACCAAAGCAAACTCAACTTGAGAAGTGACTATGACACTGATCTCAATTTGCCCTGTTTCAAATTCTGAACAGTGAAAGCTCTAACGGTGTCTAGCAGCACACTAGTAAGTCAattattatttccctttcctgctcccagcatACACTTCACAGAACAATGATTTCAGTGGACTAACACAGAATGCACTGACAGCCACCACATCTTACTTTGTCAATCGGTTGTTTCATGAAACTCGCCGCCAGGTCCAGGCACATCACAGCGCTGCTCGTCGCCGTCATTTGAGCCATTAACCCCGTGCACTTCACCTGGGACAGCCGCAGATACTCCTCGGCTTTCCTGCAAAACACAAAGCCCTCGTTAACAGGTACGAGACAGTAAGAATGCGCGGACGGGACCCGCTCCCAGGTTTCTCAGCCCAGCTCCCCGGCTGCAGCACACGCTCGGGGACCAGGTGGTGTGTTCTCTGGTGATGAGCAGCGGGATTGCACTGCGGGGTCAGCCACCTTTCACCGACCCCGCCTGCCTTGGGGTCCGCGGCTCCACCACACCCACAACCGGACAGCGCTGTGCGGGGGTGCGGAGCCGGGGGTAGACGGCGCAGAGCGTGTCCCAGATCCCCGCAGTGTGTGTCCCGGTGTCCCCCACCCCGCAGTGTGTGTCCCGGTGTCCCTGATCCCCGCAGTGTGTGTCCCGGTGTCCCGCACCCCGCGGTGTGTACCCCGCTATCCCTGGTCCCCGCGGTGTGTGTCCCGATGTCCCGCACCCCGCGGTGTGTGTCCCGGTGTCCCCCACCCCGCGGTGTGTGTCCCGCTATCCCTGGTCCCCGCGGTGTGTGTCCCGGTGTCCCGCACCCCGCAGTGTGTGTCCCGGTGTCCCGCACCCCGCGGTGTGTGTCCCGGTGTCCCCCACCCCGCAGTGTGTGTCCCGGTATCCCAGATCCCCGCAGTGTGTGTCCCGGTGTCCCGCACCCCGCGGTGTGTACCCCGGTGTCCCCCACCCCGCGGTGTGTGTCCCGGTGTCCCGCACCCCGCAGTGTGTGTCCCGGTGTCCCTGATCCCCGCAGTGTGTGTCCCGGTGTCCCCCACCCCGCGGTGTGTGCCCCGCTATCCCTGGTCCCCGCAGTGTGTGTCCCGGTGTCCCCCACCCCGCGGTGTGTGTCCCGGTGTCCCCCACCCCGCGGTGTGTGTCCCGGTGTCCCGCACCCCGCGGTGTGTGTCCCGGTGTCCCCCACCCCGCGGTGTGTGTCCCGGTGTCCCGGTCCCCGCGGTACCCGAGCAGGGCGGTGCCgctcagccccagcctggccgCCATGTCCCTCACGGCCCCGCGCTCCATGGCCCGCCGCGCGCTGCCCCGCGCGCGCCGCCCCGCGACTGGCCGGCCGGGCCGTCAATCATCGGCCCCTCCGGCCAATCGGGGCGTGGCGCGGCGCTCGCGGACGGCGGGCCAATGGGGAGGGCGCGGCGCGACGACGGGGGCGGGGCGGTGCGCGGCGCAGTCACATGACCGGGCGTCGctggcgggggcggcggcggcgcgacCATGGTGAGGGTGAGGGGGCACCGTGCGCGGGGAGCggcccgcggggccgggcggggcgcggggtCGGCCTGGGGCACGACCAGCCTGGGGCACCGCCTGGGCCCCGCGCAGCGCCGTGAGCCTCCCTGCTGGGCCGGCGGCGGGGCAGGCCCGGCGGGTGCGGGGCTGCGGAGGCCGCACGGTccggcccgggcggggcggaggTGCGGGCTGGGCACTGGGCCTGGGGCCGGGGCTTGCCCCGCCGCGTTCGGCTCGTGGGGGCGCAGGGGAAGTGGGTGTTTTCATCGGGGTGTTTTTATTGCTACACCGGCGAGCAGAGTTTCGGGCTGTTTTATCGCGCTGCCCCTGCGATGCACCCGGCGTTGTGTCTTTGCCGGTGCTGGGCACGTGTGCCCGGGCTGTCCGCCCTCTAGCCCGCTCTCCTGGCCCCCCATACCTTTCAAAACTGCTGTCGTAGGCTCCCCCAGtgaacttcttttcttttccagcaggacGAGTGGTTTTGCATTGGTGGGCCCAGCTCATTAGTGCTGTTTGGCGCAAATGTTGGTGTTTATTTATTAGGTAgggagggtgtagccaggtgggggtcgggctcttctGCCAGACAGCCagtgacaggacgagaggaCACAGCCTTAAGATGTGCcgaggaggtttaggttggatattgggaggaatttcttcacagaagggatGATTAAACATTgaaaggggctgcccagggaggtggtggagtcgccgtccctggaggtgtttaaggaaggactggacgtggcacttggtgccattGGTCTGGTTGACCAGGTGGTTATTGGTtacaggttggactcgatgatctcaaagtcttttccaacccagttgattctgtgaGACCTGAAATTTCCACATGGAAATAACGTTTGCTGATAAATGCTTTTCAGTCTTCAATGAGAATAAGGGAATGATCAAGTTTCCTTGTAAAACTCAAGTCTTTAGTGTGTCTTCAGTGTTACTTAATATTCAATAAAATTTTAAGCAGCACTTGCTGTAACCATCATGATGTGTTAATTAATCTAAGTGTGGAGTGTAAACAGTACTAGCAATATAGAGATAGGCAAAAAATAACTGGATAATTTATAAAGAAGAGATTGTGCAGTTCTTAGGCTTTTGGAAcaggctttgtttttaaagtgttaTGGATGTTGATATCAGTTGAATCCTGTATCCTGGGGGTGGTGGTGTGGGCAAACCCTATAATGCTTCTTGAAAGTGGAGTGGTAAATACTGAATTGGGTGATGAGAAATGCTAAATCTATGTAGACAGCAGTCTCTGTCCCCCACATGAATATTTTGTGGTAGTCATTGACTGAGGAGTGACACAAGTTTTCTCTGCCTATCATTTCCGTGAGAATTGGCCTGAGACTTGTCTGGTCTCATGGCCTCTTTCTAAGAATAGCTGATATGAGGtggttcagaaaaaaataaacttacaGGTGTTAAACTTGGGATAATCACAGGTATTAAATTTGGGATAATCCCCTCTATCAAATTAGGCTCCACTGTGATTTCCTATGGCTAAGCTTGGTTTAAACCTTGGATCTGAATGCTTAAGTTCCTTTAACAAGACTCATTTTAAGAGGGCTCTGGTTGGTTTTGATCATCCCCTGAATAAAAAGTCCATCTCATTAATGTCTTGTGGCTTCCTGTGGCAGTAAGTAGCAGTTTCAAcatgtgaaaaatgttttcatctcTCTGGTTTGTCTTTGAGCTCCTGTACTGTGAGATATAATAGAGGGTTTGGAGCCTTTGGTGTTGCAGAGTGATGCTTCCTGTATGGTATCAAACACTTATGCTTCTTTTTGTGTGATAACTCTCTCAGTGCCTCCCACAGCAGTGCATTGTGTGCACCCAGGCTTCATCTGCAGGCTGGCACTTGTCCCAGTCCACTTCCATAGCTAACCCATCTTCTCTTGGGCAGCATTAATTTTAAGTGGCTCAACAGTGATTTATTCATAGATAGTCCTAATAACAtccagctgggaggaggaggcaggaaaacCTCCTTGGGTAAATCTCGCTTGTTGTGGTATCAAACACAAGCATGTGAGCAAACTGAGGTGTCATGTGTGGAATAGGCTCTGTAAGCACATCAGTTACCTAAAGAAAAGACTTCTGGAGATTAGATGAAAATGCGCACTAGAATGGAAGCAAAACCTTCTATTCTGTGTTTATACTCTACATCTGCTTAAGATACCTGCTGTCAGAGTGTGAGCTGTTTGGTAGCTTGACAAGCTCCCTCCAACTCTGCTCAATGTCAGTACTGCAAGGTACCAGATTTTTGAGTGGAATAAGTCAGCACATTGGCCCAAAATAATAACCAGCTCTAGAGTGTAGCTCAGTGTCAAATATGGAACTAAATATGACTCTTATCAAGTCTTCCCATGGAACTGAGCATTAGAAAA
Coding sequences within:
- the ORC6 gene encoding origin recognition complex subunit 6 isoform X3, which gives rise to MERGAVRDMAARLGLSGTALLGKAEEYLRLSQVKCTGLMAQMTATSSAVMCLDLAASFMKQPIDKSYCVKLSGLNKNTYQNSMKSLECLLEVNPRLGMRDLAVQFCCTEAVNMAAEILQRYESSLSEAQRMDLDFSKPLFLTASLFTACRCLKLKVDKTKMVATSGVKRAIFDRLCNQLEKISQHLRSFHSDFPTESNPSSPYLHASYPEVLWNVLPEPKPKAAALSQARTFPQYSAL